The following are from one region of the Staphylococcus schleiferi genome:
- a CDS encoding polysaccharide biosynthesis protein, with the protein MKSKTAFNGVVVLTLALIIVKVLSALYRVPYQNILGDEGLYAYQQIYPIVALGVVLSSNALPSAYTQLVGDTHETQSVLKRLLWSLTATGFLIFIVLFVGAKSIASLMGDVHLTPMIHAASLSFIVIGALGLLRGHFQAKRDMHMPAYSQVLEQSIRVGIIGVVILLFVKQDLSIYQAGTWAIIASAFGFLGATIFLWRKRDVPHNNDEMPSLPWRKFIVATVIFAISHLIVILWQVVDSFTIVNMLRYGSGLPFKEAITEKGIYDRGASFIQMGLIVTTTFCFVLIPLLTETKKRGQLQQMHSYANASLKITIVISSACGIGLINLLPVLNHVFFASQDLTLTLSIYMLTVILVSLIMMYIALLEVQEQFRIILIGFLMGITTKLIFNLITIPLMGIIGASIATVASLIIFVFYLHVYVVKQYHLNALRKFYFNLALALLVMTASVQLCQYLIPTSTRLGGLLELLILASVGVGSVILMLLYLNILSSDEWVHLPFGDKMIEWKKGRKS; encoded by the coding sequence ATGAAGTCTAAAACAGCGTTCAATGGCGTCGTCGTTTTAACGCTCGCACTTATCATCGTCAAGGTATTAAGCGCTCTGTATCGTGTGCCTTATCAAAATATACTCGGTGATGAAGGATTATATGCGTATCAACAAATTTATCCGATAGTCGCATTGGGCGTTGTGTTATCTAGCAATGCGTTACCAAGCGCATATACCCAGCTCGTCGGGGATACCCATGAGACACAATCGGTTTTAAAACGATTATTATGGTCATTGACAGCAACAGGATTTCTTATCTTTATTGTGCTATTTGTAGGTGCAAAAAGTATTGCAAGCTTGATGGGTGACGTCCATTTGACACCGATGATTCATGCAGCAAGCTTGAGTTTTATCGTCATCGGAGCCTTAGGTTTATTACGTGGCCATTTTCAAGCAAAACGAGATATGCACATGCCGGCATACTCACAAGTTTTAGAACAGAGTATCCGAGTGGGAATCATTGGTGTTGTTATCCTGTTATTCGTTAAACAAGATTTATCAATTTATCAAGCAGGCACTTGGGCCATTATCGCTTCTGCTTTTGGCTTTTTGGGCGCAACGATTTTTCTTTGGCGCAAGCGTGATGTGCCACATAACAATGACGAAATGCCATCATTGCCGTGGCGTAAATTTATCGTTGCAACAGTCATTTTTGCAATCAGTCATTTAATCGTCATTTTATGGCAAGTGGTAGATAGTTTTACCATCGTGAACATGTTGCGTTATGGCTCGGGTTTGCCTTTCAAAGAGGCGATTACTGAAAAAGGTATTTATGATAGAGGTGCCTCATTTATTCAAATGGGCTTGATTGTCACAACGACGTTTTGCTTTGTCTTGATTCCGCTATTAACAGAGACGAAAAAAAGAGGTCAATTGCAACAAATGCACAGTTATGCGAATGCGTCGCTTAAAATTACTATTGTGATCAGTAGTGCTTGTGGCATTGGGCTCATCAATCTTCTTCCTGTACTCAATCACGTCTTTTTTGCAAGCCAAGACTTAACGCTAACACTATCTATATACATGTTGACTGTTATTTTGGTTTCATTAATTATGATGTATATTGCCTTATTAGAAGTACAAGAGCAGTTTCGCATCATTTTGATAGGTTTTTTAATGGGCATTACTACAAAATTAATATTTAATTTAATCACGATTCCACTTATGGGTATTATCGGAGCAAGTATTGCAACGGTCGCATCTCTAATCATTTTTGTGTTCTATTTACATGTATATGTAGTTAAACAATACCATTTAAACGCGTTAAGAAAGTTTTATTTCAATTTGGCTTTGGCTTTATTGGTAATGACAGCTAGTGTACAATTGTGTCAATATCTCATTCCTACATCTACACGTTTAGGCGGATTGCTCGAATTGCTTATTTTGGCTAGTGTAGGCGTTGGCAGTGTGATTTTAATGCTGTTATATCTTAATATTTTAAGTAGCGATGAATGGGTACATTTACCATTTGGTGATAAAATGATTGAATGGAAGAAAGGAAGAAAATCATGA
- the mfd gene encoding transcription-repair coupling factor has product MINEIINRDTRFKDLSEQVGHANLLVTGLTPAAKASIIAELYQSDHRQVLLVTNNLYQADKLEADLLQSVPDDEIYKYPVQDIMIEEFSTQSPDLMSERVRTLTALANERRGLYIVPLNGLKKLLTPKALWQEHQLSLEVGDDIDVDLFLDKLVNMGYRRETVVSNIGEFSVRGGIIDIYPLLGEPLRIELFDTEVDSIRQFDVESQRSSENVEIAEITTAHDYIMTDAVRQRMMEGLRQAYETTRPKTEKSVRQDLKDTYESFNLLEDTHFDPQILRRLIAWMYETPTTILDYFKDSAIVLVDEYNRVRETEETLTTETEAFLQNLIESGKGFIGQRFMEDDTFDRMLRQFKITFFTLFTASMPMKLDHIVKFSCKPVQQFYGQYDIMASEFQRYMKQGDRMVVMVETETKKERIHAMLSEMHVPTLLEPEVDAMEPGHAAIIQGSLSEGFELPYMSMVVVTERELFKSKQKKTSKKRRKTMSNAEKIKSYQELNVGDYVVHVHHGVGRYLGVETLEVGEVHRDYIKIQYQGTDQLYVPVDQMEQVQKYVGSEDKTPKLYKLGGSEWKKTKAKVQSSVEDIADELIDLYKEREQSVGYAFGPDTEEQHAFEMDFPYDLTDDQAKSILEIKEDMESQRPMDRLLCGDVGYGKTEVAVRAAFKAVMSGKQVAFLVPTTILAQQHYETLIERMRDFPVEIHLMSRFRTPKEIRETKEGLKSGFVDIVVGTHKLLGKAVEYKNLGLLIVDEEQRFGVRHKEKIKTLKANVDVLTLTATPIPRTLHMSMLGVRDLSVIETPPENRFPVQTYVLEQNTNFIKEALERELSRGGQVFYLYNRVQSIYEKREQLQMLMPDASIGVAHGQLPERDLEETMLDFINGEYDILVTTTIIETGVDVPNANTLIIEDADRFGLSQLYQLRGRVGRSSRIGYAYFLHATNKVLNETAEDRLQAIKEFTELGSGFKIAMRDLNIRGAGNLLGKQQHGFIDSVGFDLYSQMLEEAVNEKRGIKEETVAPEIEMNLRLDAYLPAEYIRNEQAKIEIYKKLRATETIDQLMDIKDELLDRFNDYPSEVEQLLDSVEIKVHLLHVGVQTVKDTGKTIEILLTQKGTNDIDGEALFKNTIALGRNMKVGVQEGCMKVTLTKSKQWLESLKFLSKTLEESLRIPDEV; this is encoded by the coding sequence ATCATTAATGAAATTATAAATAGAGATACAAGATTTAAAGATTTGTCCGAGCAAGTCGGACATGCCAATTTATTAGTCACAGGATTAACGCCTGCAGCCAAAGCGTCTATCATAGCTGAACTTTACCAATCGGACCATCGTCAAGTTTTATTAGTGACGAATAATTTATATCAAGCGGATAAATTAGAGGCAGATCTCCTTCAATCTGTACCAGATGACGAAATTTATAAATATCCCGTGCAAGATATTATGATTGAAGAATTTTCTACGCAAAGTCCAGACTTAATGAGTGAGCGTGTCCGAACACTTACGGCACTTGCAAATGAACGTCGCGGACTTTACATTGTTCCTTTAAATGGTCTGAAAAAGTTATTAACGCCAAAAGCACTATGGCAAGAACATCAACTCTCATTGGAGGTTGGTGACGATATTGATGTTGATCTATTTCTAGATAAACTTGTAAACATGGGCTATCGTCGTGAAACAGTCGTTTCAAATATTGGAGAATTTTCAGTACGCGGTGGCATTATCGATATTTATCCATTGCTAGGTGAACCGTTGCGTATCGAATTATTTGATACAGAGGTGGACTCAATCCGTCAATTTGATGTTGAATCTCAACGTTCTTCTGAAAATGTGGAAATAGCAGAGATCACGACAGCGCATGATTATATTATGACGGATGCGGTTCGTCAAAGAATGATGGAAGGCTTAAGACAAGCTTACGAAACGACACGCCCTAAAACAGAGAAGTCTGTGCGTCAAGATTTAAAAGATACGTATGAGAGTTTTAATCTTTTAGAAGATACGCATTTTGATCCACAAATATTACGCCGTCTTATCGCGTGGATGTATGAAACACCGACAACCATCTTAGATTATTTCAAAGACAGCGCGATTGTTTTAGTAGATGAGTATAATCGTGTGAGAGAAACGGAAGAAACGTTGACTACCGAGACAGAAGCATTTCTTCAGAATTTAATCGAAAGTGGTAAAGGCTTTATAGGTCAACGCTTTATGGAAGATGACACTTTTGATCGTATGCTCCGTCAATTTAAAATTACTTTCTTTACACTGTTTACTGCCTCAATGCCTATGAAATTAGACCATATCGTCAAGTTCTCATGTAAGCCTGTCCAACAATTTTATGGCCAATACGATATTATGGCTTCAGAATTTCAACGCTACATGAAACAAGGTGACCGTATGGTGGTAATGGTCGAAACAGAAACAAAAAAAGAAAGAATTCATGCAATGTTGAGTGAAATGCATGTGCCTACACTGCTCGAACCCGAAGTTGATGCTATGGAACCCGGTCATGCTGCGATTATTCAAGGCAGTCTATCTGAAGGCTTTGAACTGCCTTACATGTCTATGGTAGTCGTGACAGAACGAGAATTATTTAAATCGAAGCAAAAAAAGACGTCTAAAAAACGTCGTAAAACGATGAGCAATGCTGAAAAAATCAAGTCATATCAAGAGTTGAACGTTGGTGATTATGTCGTCCATGTTCATCACGGTGTAGGACGTTACTTAGGCGTTGAAACCTTAGAAGTTGGAGAAGTCCACCGTGACTATATTAAGATACAGTATCAAGGCACAGATCAACTGTATGTACCTGTTGACCAAATGGAACAAGTGCAAAAATATGTTGGTTCTGAAGATAAAACACCAAAACTGTATAAATTAGGCGGTAGTGAATGGAAGAAAACGAAGGCTAAAGTTCAAAGTAGTGTCGAAGATATTGCTGATGAATTAATTGACTTATATAAAGAGCGTGAGCAATCTGTAGGATATGCATTTGGGCCGGATACAGAGGAACAACATGCTTTTGAAATGGACTTCCCATATGATTTAACCGATGACCAAGCAAAATCGATTTTAGAGATTAAAGAAGATATGGAAAGTCAGCGCCCTATGGATCGACTGCTCTGTGGAGATGTGGGTTATGGTAAAACGGAGGTCGCCGTGCGCGCAGCCTTTAAAGCGGTCATGTCAGGTAAGCAAGTTGCATTTTTAGTGCCAACGACTATACTCGCGCAACAACATTACGAGACATTAATCGAACGTATGCGAGATTTTCCAGTTGAAATTCACTTAATGAGCCGTTTTAGAACACCTAAAGAAATTCGAGAAACAAAAGAAGGCTTAAAGTCCGGTTTTGTTGATATTGTGGTAGGCACGCACAAACTTTTAGGAAAAGCTGTAGAATACAAAAACTTAGGCTTATTGATTGTCGATGAGGAACAACGTTTTGGTGTGCGACATAAAGAAAAAATCAAAACATTGAAAGCGAATGTCGACGTACTCACTTTAACAGCGACGCCTATACCAAGAACGTTGCACATGAGTATGTTGGGTGTGCGTGATTTATCTGTAATAGAGACGCCGCCAGAAAACCGTTTTCCAGTGCAAACGTATGTGTTAGAGCAAAATACGAACTTTATTAAAGAAGCGCTCGAGCGAGAGTTATCGCGTGGAGGCCAAGTGTTCTATTTATATAACCGTGTCCAATCGATTTATGAAAAACGTGAACAATTACAAATGTTAATGCCAGATGCATCTATTGGTGTGGCACATGGACAGTTACCTGAACGAGATCTAGAAGAGACAATGCTCGATTTCATTAATGGTGAATATGATATTTTAGTTACGACTACGATTATTGAAACCGGTGTAGATGTCCCTAATGCCAACACATTGATTATTGAAGATGCCGACCGTTTTGGCTTGAGCCAATTGTATCAATTACGTGGTCGTGTTGGTCGTTCGAGTCGAATTGGCTATGCCTACTTCCTCCATGCGACAAATAAAGTGTTGAATGAAACGGCTGAAGACAGATTACAAGCTATAAAAGAGTTCACAGAGCTAGGCAGTGGCTTTAAAATTGCGATGCGCGATTTAAATATACGAGGTGCCGGAAACTTATTAGGTAAGCAACAACATGGATTTATTGATTCTGTCGGTTTTGATCTTTATTCACAAATGTTAGAAGAAGCAGTGAATGAAAAACGAGGTATCAAAGAAGAAACAGTTGCACCTGAAATTGAGATGAACTTACGTTTAGACGCATATTTACCTGCCGAATATATTCGTAATGAGCAAGCTAAAATAGAAATTTATAAAAAATTACGTGCGACTGAAACGATAGATCAACTCATGGATATTAAAGATGAATTGTTAGATCGCTTCAACGATTATCCAAGTGAAGTTGAACAATTGCTCGATTCCGTTGAGATTAAAGTACATTTACTGCACGTAGGTGTGCAAACGGTAAAAGATACCGGAAAAACCATTGAAATTTTATTAACACAAAAAGGTACAAACGATATTGATGGCGAAGCGTTGTTTAAAAATACAATCGCGTTAGGACGAAACATGAAAGTCGGTGTACAAGAAGGTTGCATGAAAGTGACGCTGACAAAAAGTAAGCAATGGCTAGAGTCATTAAAGTTTTTGTCTAAGACGCTTGAAGAAAGTTTGAGAATACCAGATGAAGTCTAA
- the pth gene encoding aminoacyl-tRNA hydrolase — MKCIVGLGNIGKNYEHTRHNIGFEVIDHLLERHQIQLDKQKFRGAYTIERINGQKVMLIEPLTLMNLSGEAVALLMDYYDVQIDELLVLYDDLDLAQGKVRLRQKGSAGGHNGMKSIIQMLGTSDFKRIRIGIGRPSGRTPIRDYVLQKFSSAEMQVMDPVIAHVADAVEAFISDEKFENVMNQYNGEAK, encoded by the coding sequence ATGAAGTGTATCGTTGGTTTAGGTAATATAGGAAAAAATTATGAGCATACAAGACATAATATTGGTTTCGAAGTCATCGACCACTTACTCGAGCGACATCAAATCCAACTCGATAAGCAAAAATTTCGTGGTGCTTATACAATTGAACGAATTAACGGTCAAAAAGTAATGCTGATCGAACCTTTAACATTAATGAATTTATCTGGAGAAGCCGTAGCCCTATTGATGGATTATTATGACGTTCAAATCGACGAATTATTAGTGTTATATGATGATTTAGATTTAGCACAAGGTAAAGTGCGTTTAAGACAAAAAGGAAGTGCTGGTGGCCATAACGGGATGAAATCAATCATTCAGATGCTCGGAACAAGTGACTTTAAACGTATCCGTATAGGAATTGGACGACCTTCAGGCAGAACGCCGATTCGCGATTACGTGTTGCAAAAGTTTTCAAGCGCTGAAATGCAAGTGATGGATCCTGTTATTGCGCATGTTGCAGATGCTGTGGAAGCATTTATTAGCGATGAAAAATTCGAAAATGTAATGAATCAATATAATGGTGAGGCCAAGTGA
- a CDS encoding 50S ribosomal protein L25/general stress protein Ctc: MASLNSVIRQGKQTRGDLRKIREAGKVPAVVYGYGTKNVSVKVDEIEFIKLIREVGRNGVIELGVGSKQIKVMVSDYQFDPLKNQITHIDFLAINMTEARTVEVPVHLIGEAPGAKEGGVVEQPLFNLEITATPDNIPEYIEVDISELNINDTLSVADVKISGDFTIENDGEEALVSVVAPTEEPTEEEIEAMEGESTTEEPEVVGESSEEEEKED; the protein is encoded by the coding sequence ATGGCTTCATTAAATTCTGTTATTCGTCAAGGTAAACAAACACGTGGTGATTTACGTAAAATCCGCGAAGCAGGAAAAGTACCTGCAGTTGTATATGGTTACGGTACTAAAAACGTTTCAGTTAAAGTTGATGAAATCGAATTTATCAAATTGATTCGTGAAGTAGGACGTAACGGTGTTATTGAACTTGGCGTAGGTTCAAAACAAATCAAAGTAATGGTTTCAGATTATCAATTTGATCCACTTAAAAACCAAATTACACATATTGACTTCTTAGCAATCAATATGACTGAAGCACGTACAGTAGAAGTACCTGTACACTTAATCGGTGAAGCGCCAGGAGCTAAAGAAGGCGGCGTAGTGGAACAACCATTGTTCAACTTAGAAATCACTGCAACACCAGACAACATTCCTGAATACATTGAAGTAGACATTAGCGAATTAAACATCAATGATACTTTATCAGTAGCAGATGTTAAAATTTCTGGTGACTTCACTATCGAAAACGATGGAGAAGAAGCACTTGTATCAGTTGTTGCACCAACTGAAGAGCCAACTGAAGAAGAAATCGAAGCAATGGAAGGCGAATCTACAACAGAAGAACCTGAAGTTGTTGGTGAATCTTCTGAAGAAGAAGAAAAAGAAGACTAA
- a CDS encoding ribose-phosphate diphosphokinase — MLNTEYKNSSLKIFSLKGNEPLAKEVADHVGVELGKCTVKRFSDGEIQINIEESIRGCDVFIIQPTSNPVNVHLMELLIMIDACKRASAANISIVVPYYGYARQDRKARSREPITAKLVADLFETAGADRMIALDLHAPQIQGFFDIPIDHLMGVPILAEYFLNNKEINPENCVVVSPDHGGVTRARKLADFLKTPIAIIDKRRPKPNVAEVMNIVGEIEGRTAIIIDDIIDTAGTITLAAQALKDKGATEVYACCTHPVLSGPAKERIENSSIKELVVTNSIQLKDEQKPNNITELSVAELLAQAIVRVYERESVSVLFD, encoded by the coding sequence ATGTTAAACACCGAGTATAAAAATTCGTCTTTGAAAATTTTCTCACTGAAAGGTAATGAACCACTTGCAAAAGAAGTTGCAGATCATGTAGGTGTTGAATTAGGTAAATGTACGGTTAAACGTTTTAGTGACGGTGAAATTCAAATTAATATTGAAGAAAGTATTCGAGGTTGTGATGTTTTCATTATTCAACCTACATCAAATCCAGTCAATGTACATTTAATGGAGCTACTTATTATGATTGACGCATGTAAGCGTGCTTCTGCAGCGAACATTTCAATCGTTGTGCCTTATTACGGCTATGCACGTCAAGACCGTAAAGCGCGTAGCCGTGAGCCAATCACTGCGAAATTAGTTGCGGACTTATTTGAAACTGCTGGTGCGGATCGAATGATTGCACTAGACTTACATGCACCTCAAATTCAAGGCTTTTTTGATATTCCTATTGACCACTTAATGGGTGTTCCGATTTTAGCAGAATATTTCTTGAATAATAAAGAGATTAATCCAGAAAATTGTGTTGTTGTTTCACCAGACCACGGAGGTGTAACACGCGCACGTAAACTTGCAGATTTCCTTAAAACACCGATTGCTATTATCGATAAACGTCGTCCAAAACCGAACGTAGCTGAAGTCATGAACATCGTAGGTGAGATTGAAGGACGCACGGCGATTATCATTGATGACATTATTGATACAGCAGGTACAATCACACTTGCCGCGCAAGCATTGAAAGATAAAGGCGCAACAGAAGTATATGCATGTTGTACACATCCAGTATTGTCAGGTCCTGCGAAAGAGCGCATCGAGAACTCGTCGATTAAAGAATTAGTGGTAACAAACTCAATCCAGCTTAAAGATGAACAAAAACCAAATAATATTACAGAATTATCTGTGGCTGAATTACTTGCACAAGCGATCGTACGTGTGTATGAACGTGAATCAGTCAGCGTATTATTTGACTAA
- the glmU gene encoding bifunctional UDP-N-acetylglucosamine diphosphorylase/glucosamine-1-phosphate N-acetyltransferase GlmU — MQKHAVVLAAGKGTRMKSKQYKVLHHVAGKPMIRHVIDQVRESGVDNVVTIVGHGAESVKETLGDTSLYSFQEEQLGTAHAVKQAAEHLASKEGTTLVVCGDTPLITSATLSQLLAHHDQEGAQATVLSAIAAQPFGYGRIVRDETGQLTEIVEEKDADAQQKKIQEISSGIFAFNNQTLFQLLEQVDNDNAQGEYYLPQVLSLVLQNKGKVAVYRTDDFDEIMGVNDRVALSRAEKAYRQRCNEYHMRNGVTLIDPDTTYIGSEVEIGEDTVIEPGVKLSGNTRIGRDVTIGQYSEIHNSQIHEGVTIKQSVISDAIVGEKSKVGPFAQLRPGSELGKETKVGNFVEIKKARLDDGAKVSHLSYIGDAEIGARTNVGCGSITVNYDGANKFKTIIGKDAFIGCNTNLIAPVTVGDGSLIAAGSTITDDVPNESLALARSRQVTKKGIHE, encoded by the coding sequence ATGCAAAAACATGCAGTCGTTTTGGCGGCGGGTAAAGGCACAAGGATGAAATCTAAGCAATATAAAGTATTACATCACGTTGCTGGTAAACCAATGATTCGTCACGTAATAGATCAAGTGCGCGAATCAGGTGTCGACAATGTGGTGACTATTGTGGGACACGGTGCAGAAAGTGTAAAAGAAACATTAGGGGACACGTCTTTGTATAGCTTTCAAGAAGAACAACTAGGAACAGCGCATGCTGTTAAGCAAGCGGCAGAGCATTTAGCATCAAAGGAGGGCACAACACTTGTTGTTTGTGGTGACACACCACTGATTACAAGTGCAACGTTGTCTCAATTATTAGCGCATCATGATCAAGAAGGTGCACAAGCGACAGTATTATCTGCGATTGCCGCGCAACCATTTGGATATGGTCGCATCGTTCGAGATGAAACAGGCCAACTGACTGAAATCGTCGAAGAAAAAGATGCGGATGCACAACAAAAAAAGATTCAAGAAATTAGTTCTGGAATTTTCGCATTTAATAATCAAACGTTGTTCCAATTGTTAGAACAAGTTGATAATGATAATGCACAAGGCGAATATTATTTACCTCAAGTTTTAAGTTTAGTGCTTCAAAATAAAGGTAAAGTTGCAGTCTACCGTACAGATGACTTCGACGAAATTATGGGTGTCAATGACCGCGTGGCGCTAAGTCGAGCAGAAAAAGCTTACCGTCAACGATGTAATGAATATCACATGCGCAATGGTGTGACGTTGATTGATCCAGACACAACCTATATTGGTTCAGAAGTTGAAATTGGCGAAGATACAGTGATAGAACCAGGTGTTAAGTTATCTGGCAACACGCGTATCGGTAGAGATGTCACAATTGGACAATATTCAGAAATACACAACAGCCAAATCCATGAGGGTGTGACGATTAAACAATCTGTCATCTCAGACGCTATTGTTGGCGAAAAATCAAAAGTAGGTCCATTTGCACAATTAAGACCAGGTTCAGAACTTGGCAAAGAAACAAAAGTGGGTAATTTTGTTGAAATTAAAAAAGCTCGTCTTGATGACGGTGCTAAAGTATCGCACTTAAGTTACATAGGAGACGCAGAAATTGGCGCGCGCACGAATGTGGGCTGTGGTTCAATTACAGTTAACTATGATGGTGCCAACAAATTTAAAACAATAATTGGTAAAGACGCATTCATCGGTTGTAACACGAATCTTATTGCACCTGTGACTGTTGGCGATGGTTCATTAATCGCTGCAGGGTCAACAATCACTGATGATGTACCGAACGAGAGTCTTGCGCTCGCACGTTCAAGACAGGTGACAAAAAAAGGGATACATGAATAA
- the spoVG gene encoding septation regulator SpoVG: protein MKVTDVRLRKIQTDGRMKALVSITLDESFVIHDLRVIEGNTGLFVAMPSKRTPDGEFRDIAHPINSEMRQEIQDAVMKVYDETDEVLPSHNHEDNHASEDKNEEVE, encoded by the coding sequence ATGAAAGTGACAGATGTCAGACTTAGAAAAATCCAAACAGATGGCAGAATGAAAGCCTTAGTCTCTATTACTTTAGACGAATCATTTGTGATTCATGATTTACGCGTAATAGAAGGGAACACAGGCTTATTCGTTGCGATGCCAAGTAAACGTACACCAGATGGTGAATTCCGAGATATCGCGCATCCAATCAACTCGGAAATGCGTCAAGAAATTCAGGATGCAGTAATGAAAGTATATGACGAAACTGATGAAGTGTTACCTTCTCATAATCATGAAGATAATCACGCATCAGAAGACAAAAACGAAGAAGTTGAATAG
- a CDS encoding RidA family protein, with protein sequence MEIINTSKAPNAVGPYSHASVVNGLVFTSGQIPLTLDGEIVSDCVQKQTEQVLENLKVVLEAAGSDLNHVVKALIFLSDMENFQKVNEVYEKYFDTHRPARSAVEVARLPKDVKVEIELIAEVKAI encoded by the coding sequence TTGGAAATTATTAACACGAGTAAAGCGCCTAATGCAGTTGGACCATACTCACATGCTTCAGTCGTCAACGGACTTGTTTTCACTTCTGGTCAAATTCCGCTCACTTTAGATGGTGAAATTGTAAGTGATTGCGTACAAAAGCAAACAGAACAAGTCTTAGAAAATCTTAAAGTTGTGCTTGAAGCAGCTGGGTCAGATCTAAATCACGTTGTTAAAGCTTTAATCTTCTTATCGGATATGGAAAACTTTCAAAAAGTGAATGAAGTATATGAAAAATACTTTGACACACATCGCCCTGCGAGAAGCGCGGTGGAAGTTGCACGATTACCGAAGGATGTTAAAGTAGAGATTGAACTGATTGCTGAGGTTAAAGCTATATAA
- the purR gene encoding pur operon repressor, with amino-acid sequence MRYKRSERIVYMTQYLISNPNKLVPLTFFVTKFGQAKSSISEDVQIIKDTLIKEGLGTVETISGASGGVKYRPQMQKEEAKAVIAEVIALLQEKERLLPGGYLFLSDLMGNPALLKRVGRLIATIYMHEELDAIVTIATKGISLANAVANVLNLPVVVIRKDNKVTEGSTVSINYVSGSTRKIETMVLSKRTLKEHSNVLIVDDFMRAGGSINGVMNLMNEFKAHVKGVSVLVESKEVKQRLIEDYTSLVRLSDVDEYNQEFKVESGNSLAKF; translated from the coding sequence GTGCGATATAAAAGAAGTGAACGTATTGTTTACATGACACAATATTTAATAAGCAACCCGAATAAACTTGTACCACTTACTTTTTTCGTTACAAAGTTTGGACAGGCCAAGTCATCGATAAGCGAAGATGTTCAAATTATCAAAGATACTTTGATTAAAGAAGGCTTAGGCACAGTAGAGACGATTTCTGGCGCAAGTGGTGGCGTCAAATACCGACCACAAATGCAAAAAGAAGAAGCAAAAGCTGTCATTGCTGAAGTCATCGCCTTGCTACAAGAAAAAGAGCGTTTATTACCTGGGGGATATCTTTTCCTATCTGACTTGATGGGAAACCCCGCCTTGCTTAAACGGGTGGGACGTTTGATTGCAACGATATATATGCATGAAGAGTTAGATGCGATTGTGACAATTGCAACTAAAGGGATTTCTCTCGCAAATGCGGTAGCGAATGTACTCAATTTACCTGTCGTGGTGATTCGTAAAGATAATAAGGTGACAGAGGGATCAACAGTTTCAATTAACTACGTTTCAGGATCAACACGAAAAATCGAAACAATGGTATTATCTAAGCGTACTTTGAAGGAACATTCGAATGTTTTAATCGTTGATGATTTCATGCGTGCTGGTGGATCCATTAACGGTGTGATGAATTTAATGAATGAGTTTAAAGCACATGTAAAAGGGGTATCAGTACTTGTAGAATCCAAAGAAGTCAAACAACGACTGATTGAAGATTATACTTCCTTAGTACGTTTATCTGATGTTGACGAATATAATCAAGAATTTAAAGTCGAATCAGGTAACAGTCTAGCTAAATTTTAA